The region CCCGTCACCAAACCACTGAATGCGTAAACCAGGATCAATACCTTATTCACCGGTAGGTTGGTTTCTTTGGCAGAGCGTTCAGAATTGCCAATCGCACGGGTGTAAACGCCAAGCCGTGTGCGGTTTAGAACATAGACACCGACGATCAGCACCACGAGTAAAACCAAAATCGGTACGGGAATCCCAAAGATCCGCCCATTGCCCAAAAAGCCCATCTCACGCGGCACGGGAATATTCTGTGCTCCCGTCAAATGGATCGCGGCCCCACGATATATCGAATAGGTGGCTAAGGTGGTGATCAAAGGCGAAATCTTGAATTTCACAACCAAAAGCCCATTCAAGGCACCTAACAATGTGGCGCAGGTCAAAGTGACAGTGAACGCCAGAAAATAGTTTTCGGTGTCCATGTACAACTGCGCAAAAAGGGCCGAGGTCACAAACAGGATCGCCCCCACCGAAATATCAATTCCAGCAGTCAGGATGATAAACGTCATGCCAGTTGCCATAATTGCTGTAACGCTTGACTGAACTAATATCGCTTGGAAATTCGAAAGCGTTAGAAAGGCAGGTGAAACCACTGCGAGCACACCCGCCAAGACAATCGTCGCCATTGCAATCGCGACCCACTTTTGGCGAGACATCAGAGATCTAATTCTTTGCAACACTACTGCGCCTCCGCTGAGGCACTGGCGGCCAACGAGATTATCTTCACTGCGTCATAATTCTCTCTTTTGAACTCCCCGACCATTCGCCCTTTTCGCATGACCAACATGCGATGCGTTGTGTGCAAAAGTTCAGGAAGATCGGATGAGACAATGACAATTGTTTTGCCCATTCGTGCGAGTTCGGCAATCGCTGCGTGGATGTCAAATTTGGCACCAATATCAACGCCCTTAGTCGGCTCATCAAACAGCAAAATCTCTGGTTCCGTCGCCAGCCAGCGCCCGAGAAGCACCTTTTGCTGATTGCCTCCCGATAGGTCACTGACATCATTTTCGATATGTGGCACCGCAACATTCATCTGCTCGACAACTTCAGCAGACTTTTTCCGTTCACCACCGAAACCAAGCCCCAAAAAGCGTTTTTTCACAAACGCCTCGATTGCAGATGCGGAAAGGTTCTCTCGCACTGGGCGGTTCAAAAACAATCCATTTGTGCGACGATCCTCGGTAATATAGCAAAGCCCCTTGGCCTTCATCGCTGCGACGGAACGGTTCTTGATCACATTTCCACCAATCCGAATCTCGCCAGTTGCAGGCCGCAAACCAAATATTGCCTCAGCAACCTCGGTACGCCCAGCACCCATAAGCCCCGAAATCCCCAAAATCTCGCCGCGATGCACAGTGAAATTTATCTCGCTGAAATCCGCAGAGGACAGGCCAATAACTTCAAGTTCCGGCAGATCGGTTGGTTCCGGTAACTCAACTTGCGCATCTTTCAGAGTTCGTCCGACCATCAATTCTTCAAGCGAGCGCTGCGGTACATCGGCCAGAAGTCCGCGCCCTACTTGTTGTCCATCACGCAAAACAAGAAAACTGTCACAGACGCGGTAAATTTCTTCCATGAAGTGGGAAATAAATATAATCCCCAGCCCGCGAGCCTTGAGCTTGTCGATTATTGCAAAGAGTTTTTCGCGCTCAACCGCTGTCAAAGAAGTCGTCGGCTCATCCAAAATCAAAACTTTGTTCGCATGCAGCAATGCTTTGGCGATTTCGACCACTTGTTGCTTACCTGCGCCAAGAGTTTCGATCAAAGCCCGCGGATCTATTTCGATACCCAGAAAGTCGATCTGCTCTCGGGCAATATTTTCTGCCGCAGCCCAATTCACGTATGCCGAATGGCCAGGTAACTCAGATACACAGATATTCTCGGCCACGGTCAAAGACCCAAACAAAGAGAGTTCCTGATGCACTGCAGAGACCCCGTGATCAGCTGCGTTAATGCGCTCTACAGGCTTACCCTCAACCAATATCTCGCCTTCAGTTGGCGTCAAAAGCCCGCAAAGCATATTTTTGGTCGTAGACTTTCCGGCTCCATTTTCACCGACCAGGGCCAAGGCTTCCCCTGGATAAAGGTCAAATTCGACGCCATCGACTACAACTTTACCGGAAAATGCTTTCTTAAGGCCCCGCACTGAAATCGCAGGGTTGATCGCTTGCTTCTGCATTATGCGCTCCTCGCAGAACCAAGCCGCATGGCCAACCAAGTCCCCAAGAAAATCAATACGCCCTGAATGATCAATTGGTCATAGAATGGTATGCCAACTAGGTTCAGACCGTTGGTTAGAATTGCCAGGATCGCAACCCCGAGCAGCGTGCGTTCGACAGAACCTTCTCCGCCATTCATACCGGTTCCACCCAGTACAACCGCACCGATGATAATCAATAAAAGCGTATCGCCGACACCCGGAATAGCGTTGCCCAAGTTTGCGATAGAAATGAAACCTGCAACGCCCGCAAGAGCGCCAGCAAAGAGATACACGCTAAATTGGATAAATTGCGTGTTGATACCTGCGTGTCTTGCCGCTTCGACATTCGACCCAACCAGCATCACATGGCGGCCCCATTTTGTTTGCGACATAGCAATGCCTGACGCAAGAACGACACCCAAGGCAACAAGTGTAACAGCTGGAATCCCCACCCAAACCATAAATCCAAAATCAAGCATCCAATACGGCGTGCCCTTCACAGCGATGCCATGGCTCAACACAAAAGCAATGCCCCTTGCGATCAATTGCGTTGCCATTGTCGTAATAAAAGGCGTCAATCGGAAATAGCCGATGAGCACGCCATTCAGCGCGCCAAAAGAAATTCCGACGATGACAGCCGTGATTAGGCCCAAGGTCACATTATCAGTCTCTGCCATAACGATACCTGCGATCACCGCACTGGCGCTAATAACCGTAGAAATTGACAGATCGATTCCACCTGCCAAAAACACTACTGTCATGCCAATAGCGGCGATCAAGACCACAGCATTCGCGCCAAGCATGGCTTCGAAATTGCCGGTCGTCAGGAAATAGGGCGACAATAGCGAAAACCCTACCAGCAATACCGCGATCATTTGTAGTGCCGGGTAGGACTTCAAAAACTTCTGAAACGACTGCACAGGCTCAAACCTTCAGGGAATGGCAATGCGCCAATATCTGGCACATTGCTTGATTGGGAGAATTTACTTAGGGGCACCCCAAATTTTAGCTTTGTTCGCTTCTGCATCGGCGGCCGTGTAAAGATTGCCACCAACATAGTTTAGGCGCTCGACGGCGACCCCAGCCAGTATATTGGCGGCCAAATCGACAGCTTTGCGGCCCGTAGCCTCTGTCCCCATAACCACGAAAGCATCAGCAGTACCCGACAATACCGCTTGATAGCCATCATTTGAACCGTTCACACCGGTAATTACAACATGCCCGTCATCACTCATCGGTGCCAGTTTACCGAGATCCGCAAGAACAGTTTCAACCGCGGGAATATGAGTGTCAGTCGCAGCAAATACAGCAGCAACTTCTGGATTCGCTTGGAATGCGTTTTGAGTGCCGGATAGAGCCCGCGCGGAATCCCAATCTGTTGGAACTTCAATTAAATTAACATTTTCTAGTTTTGCAATGCCTTCGCGAAATCCTTTAGAGCGGTCAATGCCATTCTGGTCGTTCAATGCACCTATCAGTTCCACAATTGTGATCTGACCGGTTTTTCCGGAAAGCGCCTTTGCGGTATATTCCCCTGCCAATCGGCCATCTATCAAACTATCCGGACCCACAAAGGCTTGTACCACCCGGCTGTCGGGCAGATCACGGTCATATGCCACGACAGGAATGTCGGCGCGCTTTGCTGCCAGCAGGGCCCGTTCGATTGTGTTCTGGTCTACAGCACAAACGAGAATCGCGTCGACACCCTGAGCGATCAAAGATTGGATCTGGGCATTCTGCTGTTGTGCATCACCGTCTGCGACGACCTCGATGACATCATACCCACGATCTGATGCTTCAGCTTTGATGCCGTCATTCACTGCCACGCGGCTTTCAAAAAGTTGGTCTACCGAAAGGCCAATTGTGATGTCTGCATAGACTGCACTTGCAGTCATCATTGCGCTGGTTACCACCGCGCCGAAAATCTTCTTCATGATCTGTATTCCTCCAAAAAAGATCAACCGCAAAGAACTTGCTTTGCGGATTTTGCCAAACTCAATCATTAGTTGGCCCATTTTCATTAAAGCAAGTAATTTTTATATATGCAATAGTCGATCCACACCTACATAACTTCAACGCTATTTTCTGGGTCCCCTGGTCAAAATCGTTCACGTGCAAAACGGAAACCGAACTTGAATTTCTGCGCACAAATTTGAGCCCATGACTGTCAATATTCCGTGCCTAAGCCCCAATTTCAGCAACGGGTCTATCTATCTGAAAGTGTTATGAAAGTTTAGGAGTTAAAGCTTTAGATTATTGCTCATGAGGATGTTCTTGGTCTGCTGGTAATCATCTACCACCATCTTATGGCTATAAGTCCGTGCGATACTCGATTGGCTTGTTCATTTCCAGGTATGGTGATCGATCGTTGTGCATCCTCAGGCGCACGGTGGCTTAAGGGATTCTTAATCCATGCAGTACCCACTGGGATGAATGCTGAGGCAACGACACATCGCACGCACCGAAAACTACGGGCGATGCTCCGGCACGAACGCGTACTTTACCTTGCATCCCTTGCGAAGTATGCGGCCGCTTTTTTAGAATGTCGCGCTCCTCCGTCATCCGTGCCGGCTCACGCGTGAGCCGTCGGTTCTCGGCTTCATGCTCCACAGATGATGCCTTTGACGCGGCCTTGGCGTACACCTTCATCCATTTGTATAGCGAGTAGATGCTAACGCCTAACCGCTCTGAAACCTCCCGAACTGGATATCCACGTACCGAGATTTGATGCACCGCATCACGCTTGAAATCTTCCCTGAAATTTGGCTTCCCCATAACGGCCTCCTTGCCTCAAAATTTGGGAAGAAAGCGTCTATAATACTAGGGGCTATTCACCTTGAACGTAGCATGGTTGCAAGCGGAACCTAAAAACTCGCTTAAAGCGCAGTAAAACAACAATTTATTCAAGAATTTAACTCAATTCTGTAGTTTAACCCATTTCAAGCCCGATAATTGTGCTCAATATCTTGGTCGCATACGCAAAGTTTTAACATTGATCCGCTAATCCGTGCCGCCACTTAGAGAGGACCTTGGTGCGCCATCGCTGTCTTAATCGGCGGTGATGTCGTCCGGAGCACCTGGTCGACGGGGCGGCGGCAGATAACAAGCGCGACGAATGGGACTACTGGAGTAACGGTGTTGACGATCGCCTACGATGACCTGTGGCGCAGGCCTTCAGGGGCCTCGGAAGGTCTTACGTAGCACCCCTGACACCCGCACCGTCAACAACTGGGGCATAAACCAGGGCATTCCGGGGCCCGCTGTGGCCCATGGCGTCTTATTCTGCAATGTCTGTGATTAATGGCTGGGGTGGTAGGAGGCGCGAAAAGCACATCATTTTGGGGCAGAATTGGTAATCAAAACACCCTAACACGAACAGCCTTAACTTTATGCTCTACCCGAGCTCCCGACTCCGCTCTGCAGCAGCTGAAAGGCATCTCTTAAACATCTCAGCCAATCCGTTGCCTTGCGCCAAGAGGACCTCAAGTCCGGCTGCCGTCGTGCCATTCGGGGACGTAACTGTCTCGCGAAGGTGGCTTGGGTGCTCATTCAGCTCTTTCATAAGCGCACCGGCTCCAGTGACAGTAGAGGTGGCAAGGCGATTACTGATATCTGTTGAAAGGCCCAGACCTATCCCTGCCGCAATCAATGCCTCAGTCATGGCAAACACATAGGCCGGACCGGAACCACTTAGGGCCGTGACTGCATGTAGTTGCTCTTCGTCTTGCAACAACACGGTGTCACCCACCGTTGCAAAGATCATTTCTGCCGCATT is a window of Cognatishimia sp. WU-CL00825 DNA encoding:
- a CDS encoding sugar ABC transporter ATP-binding protein; the encoded protein is MQKQAINPAISVRGLKKAFSGKVVVDGVEFDLYPGEALALVGENGAGKSTTKNMLCGLLTPTEGEILVEGKPVERINAADHGVSAVHQELSLFGSLTVAENICVSELPGHSAYVNWAAAENIAREQIDFLGIEIDPRALIETLGAGKQQVVEIAKALLHANKVLILDEPTTSLTAVEREKLFAIIDKLKARGLGIIFISHFMEEIYRVCDSFLVLRDGQQVGRGLLADVPQRSLEELMVGRTLKDAQVELPEPTDLPELEVIGLSSADFSEINFTVHRGEILGISGLMGAGRTEVAEAIFGLRPATGEIRIGGNVIKNRSVAAMKAKGLCYITEDRRTNGLFLNRPVRENLSASAIEAFVKKRFLGLGFGGERKKSAEVVEQMNVAVPHIENDVSDLSGGNQQKVLLGRWLATEPEILLFDEPTKGVDIGAKFDIHAAIAELARMGKTIVIVSSDLPELLHTTHRMLVMRKGRMVGEFKRENYDAVKIISLAASASAEAQ
- a CDS encoding sugar ABC transporter substrate-binding protein, giving the protein MKKIFGAVVTSAMMTASAVYADITIGLSVDQLFESRVAVNDGIKAEASDRGYDVIEVVADGDAQQQNAQIQSLIAQGVDAILVCAVDQNTIERALLAAKRADIPVVAYDRDLPDSRVVQAFVGPDSLIDGRLAGEYTAKALSGKTGQITIVELIGALNDQNGIDRSKGFREGIAKLENVNLIEVPTDWDSARALSGTQNAFQANPEVAAVFAATDTHIPAVETVLADLGKLAPMSDDGHVVITGVNGSNDGYQAVLSGTADAFVVMGTEATGRKAVDLAANILAGVAVERLNYVGGNLYTAADAEANKAKIWGAPK
- a CDS encoding ABC transporter permease, encoding MSRQKWVAIAMATIVLAGVLAVVSPAFLTLSNFQAILVQSSVTAIMATGMTFIILTAGIDISVGAILFVTSALFAQLYMDTENYFLAFTVTLTCATLLGALNGLLVVKFKISPLITTLATYSIYRGAAIHLTGAQNIPVPREMGFLGNGRIFGIPVPILVLLVVLIVGVYVLNRTRLGVYTRAIGNSERSAKETNLPVNKVLILVYAFSGLVTGIAALILLARVGGLQSGIGIGIEFTVIAAVILGGTKLTGGSGTVVGSVIGAVFLVLIDNGLNLMNASPYIYDIVRGSVLLAAVGIDRYSAVRQKASLEAQRAERIGLETSLPSRVVVTGFDSSSEVAAK
- a CDS encoding ABC transporter permease, which produces MIAVLLVGFSLLSPYFLTTGNFEAMLGANAVVLIAAIGMTVVFLAGGIDLSISTVISASAVIAGIVMAETDNVTLGLITAVIVGISFGALNGVLIGYFRLTPFITTMATQLIARGIAFVLSHGIAVKGTPYWMLDFGFMVWVGIPAVTLVALGVVLASGIAMSQTKWGRHVMLVGSNVEAARHAGINTQFIQFSVYLFAGALAGVAGFISIANLGNAIPGVGDTLLLIIIGAVVLGGTGMNGGEGSVERTLLGVAILAILTNGLNLVGIPFYDQLIIQGVLIFLGTWLAMRLGSARSA